A single window of Aspergillus flavus chromosome 4, complete sequence DNA harbors:
- a CDS encoding ribonuclease H-like domain-containing protein: protein MSFRGFRDNPPRRGGRGGPTTPQGRGNAKTNIYLPPDGRVPPPSPTVRETEDGIQKAIADPLTLRKLQLNSEYPPRPGYGTKGQPVVLWANYLNIIPDSNLILYRYAVDVRPSVSGRKRAQIVRLVLEAPELSSVAANLVTDFKSTIISREKLPLTNNAIIVPVLYRSELEDEPAEDATQYKARILYTNTLRVSQLIEYLTSTDFNQYNEKLPMVQALNILLNHYAMTSPDLVSRGGTRANRTFPLSNKAPLSDKAHLVGGLTAIRGFFSSVRLAAARVLVNVNVSHGAFYNSGRLIDLIDTFQKANGKSLTDLNEFLHGIRGCTLHLRERRNRSGELIIRPKTIHSLARRGDGTDLPLNRKPEIQSFGAGSKGIKFWLEPRQAPASRSSLGSNKKRRQQSGPAASPAGPARLISVYDYFLESEFVSESRRHNYSTNTWGLAYNIRDQRPDLPVINISTRASPTYQLAQEFEILPGQIHNGELSPVQTQDMIRFAVRPPLQNAFSIVNQGADTVGLNPERNTILQFSGSWNITSTKFNVPGQRLRKWSYLLVSDKNVQDTFRDVKSFQPVVKKLQAALMDTGVPVDVPFPGKIVRVDKDDTADLDNTLRGAANSLDLLYIVLPKKESRWYLVIKRLCDVEYGLQTICSVGPKLVAKKGQTMEQYDKSLDQYMRNVAMKFNLKLGGTNHVVDNLRLSIINEDKTMIVGLDVTHPTGSSQVSSATAPSVAAMVASIDKTLGQWPATIQVQSHGGKEEIDSLDGMFKRHLRLWKLLGKHASFPENIIVFRDGISEGQYMKCLTEELPLMRKACREIYPKEMHEKNLPKFTIIIVSKRHHTRFYPTEGQTADKNGNTPPCTIVDRSITDPHCFSFFLQPHSAIHGTARNAFYFVILDEVFSQRYTGKLRPKYKNVAEIVQDLTLNLSYLVGRATKGVRVCCPARYADLVCDRARCYLSRFYEPASETSSVASGASTVQATNRDVLVHEKIRNTMFYI from the exons ATGTCATTTCGAGGTTTCAGAGATAACCCCCCtcgaagaggagggaggggtGGACCGACAACGCCTCAGGGAAGAGGAAACGCAAAAACCAACATCTACTT ACCACCAGATGGGAGAGTTCCTCCCCCCAGTCCCACCGTAAGGGAAACTGAAGACGGCATTCAGAAAGCGATCGCAGATCCCTTGACTCTGAGGAAGCTCCAACTCAACTCCGAATACCCTCCTCGACCAGGATACGGAACCAAGGGACAGCCCGTCGTCCTATGGGCGAACTATCTTAATATTATCCCTGATTCCAATCTGATTTTGTACAGATATGCTGTTGACGTGAGGCCCTCTGTTTCTGGCAGGAAGCGGGCCCAAATCGTGAGATTGGTTCTCGAGGCGCCAGAACTTTCCTCGGTGGCAGCCAACCTAGTCACTGATTTCAAGTCTACCATCATATCACGAGAGAAATTGCCGTTGACAAATAATGCAATCATCGTACCCGTGTTGTACCGAAGTGAACTAGAGGACGAACCCGCCGAGGACGCTACCCAGTATAAAGCCCGTATCCTGTACACCAATACTCTACGGGTCTCGCAGTTGATAGAATATCTGACATCGACCGACTTTAACCAATATAATGAGAAACTACCAATGGTTCAAGCGCTAAATATTCTTTTGAATCACTACGCCATGACATCTCCGGACCTTGTCTCGCGTGGTGGAACTAGAGCTAACAGAACCTTTCCACTTAGCAACAAGGCCCCACTGTCAGACAAGGCCCATCTAGTCGGTGGGCTGACAGCAATTCGTGGGTTCTTTTCGAGCGTCAGACTCGCCGCTGCTAGGGTCCTGGTTAATGTAAATGTTAGCCATGGGGCATTCTACAACAGCGGACGTCTGATTGACTTGATTGATACATTTCAAAAGGCAAACGGCAAGAGCCTGACTGATTTGAATGAATTTCTGCATGGCATCCGGGGATGCACGCTTCATTTAcgcgaaagaagaaatcgaagcGGCGAGCTTATCATCAGGCCTAAGACCATCCATTCTCTTGCCAGGCGCGGTGATGGCACAGACTTACCACTGAACAGAAAACCCGAGATACAGTCATTTGGCGCGGGCTCTAAAGGTATAAAGTTCTGGCTAGAACCTCGTCAAGCGCCAGCATCCAGGTCTTCTCTGGGATCGAATAAAAAGAGACGCCAGCAATCAGGACCTGCAGCATCACCAGCTGGACCCGCGAGGTTAATTAGTGTGTATGATTACTTTCTGGAGAGTGAGTTTGTTTCCGAATCGAGACGACACAACTACTCTACTAACACCTGGGGTCTAGCGTACAACATCCGAGACCAACGGCCAGATTTACCTGTCATCAACATTAGCACACGTGCTAGCCCTACATACCAATTGGCACAAGAGTTCGAGATACTTCCGGGCCAGATTCACAACGGAGAGTTGTCCCCCGTCCAGACGCAAGACATGATCAGATTTGCTGTACGCCCACCCTTGCAGAACGCCTTTTCTATCGTCAACCAAGGAGCAGATACTGTTGGCTTGAACCCTGAAAGGAATACAATACTG CAATTTTCAGGCTCCTGGAATATAACGAGCACCAAATTCAACGTCCCCGGCCAACGGCTGCGGAAATGGTCGTATCTTCTGGTCTCGGACAAGAATGTACAAGATACATTTCGTGACGTGAAAAGCTTTCAGCCAGTTGTCAAGAAGCTCCAGGCTGCCCTTATGGACACCGGCGTTCCGGTAGACGTGCCCTTCCCTGGAAAGATAGTCAGAGTGGATAAGGATGACACAGCGGACCTTGATAATACTCTTAGAGGAGCAGCCAACAGTTTAGACCTTCTCTACATCGTTTTGCCCAAGAAAGAGAGTCGCTGGTACCTAGTAATCAAGCGGTTGTGTGATGTGGAGTACGGATTGCAGACGATTTGCAGTGTTGGTCCTAAGCTGGTGGCGAAGAAAGGTCAAACGATGGAACAATATGACAAGTCCCTGGATCAGTATATGAGGAATGTGGCAATGAAGTTCAACCTGAAGCTGGGCGGGACGAATCACGTTGTGGATAATCTTCGTTTGAGTATCATCAATGAAGACAAGACCATGATTGTTGGCTTGGATGTAACACATCCAACAGGGTCTTCGCAGGTCTCTTCAGCCACTGCACCTAGCGTGGCAGCGATGGTTGCTAGCATCGACAAAACACTTGGGCAATGGCCCGCAACTATTCAGGTCCAGTCTCACGGtggaaaagaggaaatcgATAGCTTGGATGGTATGTTTAAGCGGCACCTTAGGCTATGGAAGCTCCTGGGAAAACACGCGTCATTCCCTGAAAACATTATCGTCTTCCGAGACGGAATCTCGGAAGGTCAGTATATGAAGTGCTTGACCGAAGAGCTGCCTCTAATGCGGAAGGCTTGTCGAGAAATATATCCTAAGGAAATGCATGAGAAAAATCTTCCTAAGTTCACCATTATTATTGTCAGCAAGCGGCATCACACGCGCTTCTACCCTACTGAAGGACAAACTGCTGACAAAAATGGAAACACACCACCGTGCACGATCGTCGATCGATCTATCACTGATCCCCACTGTTTCagcttctttctccagcCTCATTCCGCTATCCACGGAACTGCCCGCAACGCCTTCTATTTTGTGATCCTAGATGAGGTTTTCAGCCAGCGATATACGGGGAAGCTTCGTCCCAAATACAAGAACGTCGCCGAGATTGTGCAAGATCTGACTTTGAATCTGAGCTACCTCGTTGGACGTGCTACAAAGGGGGTTAGAGTCTGTTGCCCTGCGCGATACGCCGACCTGGTCTGTGACCGGGCCAGATGCTATCTGAGTCGATTTTACGAACCGGCGTCTGAGACCTCATCGGTGGCCAGTGGTGCTAGTACAGTGCAGGCAACAAACAGGGATGTGCTTGTTCACGAGAAAATCAGAAATACAATGTTTTACATCTAA
- a CDS encoding putative transsulfuration enzyme family protein (cystathionine beta-lyase) → MSSSNDTHRSTRALHADDPLNLVTDVAPPIHLSTTYRFPSDPNDLLPSVDPVDEFNGKNYVYSREFAPNATRFEAVLSSLIGGNAICYSTGLAALTAALVLLNPRRISIGEGYHGSHEVIGVLSRLSGLQKLDLHCSAESLEEGDVILLETPVNPLGTAFSIEEFAQKAHSRGAYLIVDSTFAPPSLQDPFQWGADIVMHSGSKYFGGHSDLLCGVLATKRQDWTKKLFEDRLAFGSVIGNLEAWLGLRSLRTLEVRVERASKSSERLISWLNQGLNAQSPAPGSEEHIIQSILQKIHHASLQNEPWVRKQMPNGFGPVFSIVLQTEDFARVLPSKLHLFQHATSLGGVESLIEWRALSDSRVDRKLLRLSVGLENWEDLKNDLLKAFKSLLSQS, encoded by the exons ATGTCTTCTTCAAACGATACTCATCGCTCGACTCGAGCATTGCATGCCGACGACCCGCTCAACCTGGTCACAGACGTTGCGCCTCCAATCCACTTGTCGACAACCTATAGGTTTCCCAGTGATCCTAACGACCTCCTGCCATCTGTAGACCCTGTG GATGAATTCAACGGAAAGAACTATGTATATTCTCGAGAGTTTGCCCCAAACGCAACTCGCTTCGAAGCTGTTCTTTCATCGCTCATCGGTGGAAATGCCATCTGCTACTCTACCGGATTAGCAGCTCTGACTGCCGCTTTGGTACTTCTGAATCCCCGCCGTATCTCCATCGGCGAGGGCTACCATGGCAGTCATGAGGTTATCGGTGTTCTCTCGCGCCTGTCCGGACTCCAGAAACTGGACCTTCACTGCTCCGCGGAGAGCTTAGAAGAGGGGGATGTAATTCTCCTGGAGACCCCTGTCAACCCGCTGGGGACAGCTTTCAGTATTGAGGAATTTGCCCAGAAGGCTCACTCGAGAGGTGCCTATCTCATTGTCGATAGCACCTTTGCCCCTCCAAGCTTGCAAGATCCGTTCCAGTGGGGCGCTGATATTGTGATGCATTCCGGCTCCAAGTATTTTGGTGGCCACAGTGACCTTCTCTGTGGTGTTCTCGCGACAAAGCGTCAGGACTGGACCAAGAAGCTTTTCGAAGATAGACTTGCGTTTGGAAGCGTCATCGGCAATTTAGAAGCTTGGCTTGGCCTGCGCAGTCTGCGCACGCTAGAAGTCCGTGTGGAGCGCGCAAGCAAGAGCTCTGAGAGATTGATCTCATGGTTGAATCAAGGACTGAACGCCCAGAGTCCAGCTCCGGGTAGCGAGGAGCATATCATCCAGAGCATTCTTCAAAAGATTCATCATGCCAGTTTACAGAACGAGCCTTGGGTACGGAAACAGATGCCAAACGGCTTTGGTCCTGTTTTCTCGATTGTTCTACAGACTGAAGATTTCGCACGGGTCCTCCCAAGCAAGTTACACCTCTTCCAGCATGCAACCAgccttggtggtgttgagTCCTTGATTGAATGGAGAGCACTGTCCGACTCCAGAGTAGACCGGAAGCTCTTGAGACTCAGCGTTGGGTTGGAAAACTGGGAGGACTTGAAGAACGATTTGCTTAAAGCGTTCAAGTCCCTTTTGTCGCAATCATGA
- a CDS encoding putative NAD dependent epimerase/dehydratase (unnamed protein product) produces MSTSTFFVCGATGTQGGAVINHLLKAGAEVHAITRNLDTPAAQNLQSRGVNLSQGDFTDLETFKQSMKGCTALFLNLMPDLRVPNSEVHQAENILSTAKEAGIRHVIYSSGFSVNEPQRLRNWDPNSFVAKILLNKQAVENKVRTAGFEYWTILRPGNFMANYLHPLVQMYPGFVETGVWTTALLPETKLPMVDHNDIGAFGAAALFDPARFHEKEIEIASEFMHPEDVTKALSRATGRDVKVDFLSQEEIEKQATQNPFIGGQLLARDMAQFVDLEEVRAWKLPLGTFEKFLEREKERVKTTWSV; encoded by the coding sequence ATGtccacctccaccttctTCGTTTGCGGTGCCACCGGCACCCAAGGCGGCGCCGTGATCAACCACCTCCTCAAAGCCGGCGCCGAAGTCCACGCCATAACCCGCAACCTAGACACCCCAGCGGCCCAGAACCTACAATCCCGCGGTGTAAACCTCAGTCAAGGGGACTTCACCGACCTAGAAACTTTCAAACAAAGCATGAAGGGATGCACCGCGCTCTTCCTCAACCTAATGCCCGACCTACGTGTCCCAAACAGCGAAGTCCACCAGGCCGAAAACATTCTATCAACCGCCAAAGAAGCGGGCATCAGGCACGTCATCTACTCTAGTGGGTTCTCTGTCAACGAGCCCCAACGCCTACGGAACTGGGACCCGAACAGTTTCGTGGCGAAGATTCTACTCAACAAACAAGCCGTCGAGAATAAAGTAAGAACAGCTGGATTCGAGTACTGGACTATTTTACGACCTGGCAACTTCATGGCGAATTACTTGCATCCCCTTGTTCAGATGTATCCCGGGTTTGTTGAGACCGGCGTCTGGACTACCGCTCTACTTCCTGAGACGAAGCTTCCGATGGTGGATCACAATGATATTGGAGCTTTTGGGGCTGCGGCACTGTTCGATCCCGCAAGATTccatgagaaggagattgagatTGCTTCCGAGTTTATGCATCCGGAGGATGTGACGAAGGCATTGTCGCGCGCGACTGGCAGGGATGTCAAAGTGGACTTTTTGTCgcaggaagagattgaaaaGCAAGCTACGCAGAATCCGTTCATTGGGGGCCAGTTGTTGGCCCGCGATATGGCACAGTTTGTAGATTTGGAGGAGGTGAGAGCTTGGAAGCTGCCTTTGGGGACGTTCGAGAAGTTtttggagagggagaaggagagggtAAAAACGACTTGGTCTGTTTAA
- a CDS encoding putative O-acetyltransferase (serine O-acetyltransferase) has protein sequence MAATAKRPEIIELARGLNGVPMCEEYECMISGMMYNPNIPKLLEARHRCRGLTDDYNNLDTKTVPYDQIADKRMERLRALVGRVGDGTFIEPPFRPDYGSNLIIGSDCFVNWGLTVLDTSLVVIGDRVQIGTNVSIITAGHDTSVLSRRKFVEFGHPIFIEDDCWIGANVVILPGVRIGKGSTIGAGSIVTKDIPPYSVGAGIPCRVKKTIQSVEEEENDPSNPWRNLVREDRE, from the exons ATGGCAGCCACAGCGAAACGCCCAGAGATCATCGAGCTGGCACGTGGGTTAAACGGTGTCCCCATGTGCGAAGAATATGAATGCATGATCTCAGGAATGAT GTACAACCCCAACATACCTAAGCTCTTAGAAGCTCGCCACCGCTGCCGTGGCTTAACAGATGACTACAACAATCTGGACACCAAGACAGTGCCCTACGACCAGATCGCAGACAAGCGTATGGAACGATTACGGGCACTCGTCGGCCGAGTAGGAGATGGGACCTTCATCGAACCCCCTTTTAGACCCGACTATGGGTCTAACCTTATCATCGGAAGCGATTGCTTCGTCAACTGGGG TTTAACAGTCCTCGACACCAGTCTAGTCGTAATCGGGGACCGGGTACAGATCGGCACGAATGTGAGCATTATCACCGCTGGCCACGACACCAGTGTGCTTTCCCGGCGAAAATTTGTCGAATTCGGCCATCCCATCTTCATTGAGGATGATTGCTGGATTGGAGCCAATGTTGTGATTTTGCCTGGTGTGCGCATTGGGAAGGGATCCACGATTGGTGCTGGGTCGATTGTGACGAAGGATATTCCGCCTTATTCGGTGGGTGCTGGCATTCCTTGTCGCGTGAAGAAGACCATTCAGTcggtcgaggaggaggagaatgatCCCAGTAACCCTTGGCGGAACTTGGTAAGGGAGGATAGAGAGtga
- a CDS encoding C6 transcription factor (Acr-2), whose product MYDPCYTCKRRRIQCDQSQTPCKKCLKAGLECYDKRPLRWVKGVAIRGRLQGVAAKDASTASTALATLDRVSGKKGSKKIISSALVRRDQNGHTDVVDNGASLSMALETGPISNLDQTSRYYLDYYNDQICKVFIVYDSEENPFRRLISLAVNNSVLLKSVLALAARHRANSGYSFENAIVGASPDLLQIHQDALVFKHQAIQGLTHALSDPTISEQDTTVASIFLLIFLDLLESGSDKWNFHLEGAKRLITSGQLHELQAGKSQDPGRTIEQIRKFIIKQIHVIETLGATFVRPKLLSGCTSLDHPDSLLQETVEQSFIGCPEYLLHAVQCLSAYRDSMVEPQPPTSTTSNTHMQDITSVLDLIQKFDCYTWASNLPESQKTSTRYISNLCKLAQSYKLGALIYGQRILDALLDVNTPQEELVSELIGLIDALRDDGRLLKCVLWPIFVAGLECRSQAQRDFLITSLEKFWLDTNCLNVVNAAKALQSYWQKTDKQASPTQWIFDIGDLDHDWLFI is encoded by the exons ATGTACGACCCTTGTTATACATGTAAGCGCCGGCGCATCCAGTGTGACCAATCACAAACCCCTTGCAAGAAATGTCTGAAAGCTGGACTGGAATGCTATGACAAGCGGCCCCTCAGATGGGTCAAAGGCGTGGCTATTCGAGGCAGGCTGCAGGGGGTGGCCGCGAAGGATGCGTCGACTGCCTCGACGGCCTTGGCAACGCTGGATCGGGTTTCCGGGAAGAAAGGCAGTAAGAAGATAATATCGTCTGCTTTGGTTAGACGCGATCAGAATGGCCATACTG ATGTAGTCGATAATGGAGCGAGCCTATCAATGGCTTTGGAGACTGGTCCTATCTCAAACTTGGACCAGACATCCAGGTATTACCTTGACTATT ATAACGATCAAATATGCAAAGTATTCATTGTATATGATAGCGAGGAGAATCCCTTTAGAAGGCTTATATCTCTGGCTGTGAACAATTCTGTGCTACTGAAGTCGGTCCTCGCCCTCGCGGCGCGCCACAGGGCCAATTCCGGATATTCTTTTGAGAATGCTATAGTGGGGGCTTCCCCAGACCTCCTACAGATTCACCAAGATGCTCTTGTCTTCAAACACCAAGCTATACAAGGTCTAACGCACGCTTTGAGCGATCCGACAATATCTGAACAGGACACGACAGTAGCGTCAATCTTCCTTCTTATCTTCTTAGATCTTTTAGAGTCCGGAAGCGATAAATGGAACTTTCACCTTGAGGGCGCTAAGAGGCTGATTACCAGTGGTCAATTGCATGAGTTGCAGGCTGGAAAGTCCCAGGATCCAGGACGGACTATCGAGCAAATAAGAAAGTTCATCATCAAACAAATTCATGT GATTGAGACTCTTGGGGCAACATTTGTCCGTCCTAAATTACTTTCAGGCTGCACTTCATTAGACCATCCAGATTCCTTGCTTCAGGAAACAGTCGAACAATCTTTCATTGGATGTCCCGAGTACTTGCTACATGCCGTCCAATGTCTTTCAGCCTATCGGGACAGCATGGTCGAGCCCCAGCCACCGACCTCTACCACCAGTAATACGCACATGCAAGATATAACGAGCGTGCTTGACTTAATACAGAAGTTTGACTGTTATACCTGGGCTTCGAATCTACCAGAGTCACAGAAGACCTCGACGCGATACATAAGCAACCTTTGCAAACTGGCGCAGTCATACAAACTAGGAGCTCTAATCTATGGTCAGCGCATCTTGGATGCTCTGCTCGATGTGAATACGCCACAAGAGGAACTCGTCTCTGAACTAATAGGCCTCATCGATGCGTTAAGAGACGACGGCAGGTTATTAAAATGCGTCCTTTGGCCGATATTCGTTGCTGGTCTTGAATGCCGGTCGCAGGCCCAGCGAGACTTTCTAATCACTTCCTTGGAAAAGTTCTGGTTGGATACGAACTGTTTGAACGTGGTTAATGCAGCCAAGGCACTGCAGTCTTATTGGCAAAAGACGGACAAACAGGCGTCTCCAACACAATGGATCTTTGACATCGGAGACCTGGATCATGACTGGCTTTTCATTTAA
- a CDS encoding kinase-like domain-containing protein: MLVRARAIRCTSHLVISTNRALIPLNPSSISRTFSTYHALTRHSAESSELFEYTSGRWIFNESLRLAERRRVFNVPELKRLAAESINQSAKDVASFEKVAEGSFNRVFLVTMNDGTKLIARVPYPLIEPKYFVVASEVATLDYLRLHDIPVPKVFGYSATSDNAAGTEYIFMEYIRGQILGNLWFDLSDDDCSKAIKNIVDLEARLFKLRFPASGSLYYTADLCSKTDRPPVPIEDPPSNGRFSIGPETTPRMWFGKRRELQVERGPYETAEAALTAGAKKELAYLARFGKRLQPRERVYRALYGYKEVSHLGQVRNLEDYLRVAPYLVPENIKSLCQPTIRHPDWHPNNILVSDDLKITGLIDWQHGSILPLFLNCGFPQHIWNCGDEVSKSLDTPKLPDNFDDLDDSDQLKELEILRKRRIHHYYAWYTAMLNPVHTIAMDHDLSLMKGLIFNHASNPWDGDMVSLKADLVYIAQNWDKLSNPSSGTKAGVCPLEYSNGEANSWLMFNSWQIGGDAQILNFRNHIGCGPDGWVPSDGYDKAKQREMKFKETAFEGLKSETTSESDLEKVWAKMSENWMFDDFDEEPYQ, encoded by the exons ATGCTTGTTAGAGCTCGGGCTATTCGATGTACAAGTCATCTTGTGATATCAACTAATCGGGCATTGATACCTTTGAACCCCTCTTCTATCTCACGGACTTTCTCTACTTATCACGCCTTAACCCGCCATTCCGCCGAAAGCTCTGAGCTGTTTGAGTATACATCTGGAAGATGGAT CTTCAATGAATCCCTGAGACTCGCGGAACGACGACGCGTCTTCAACGTCCCTGAATTGAAGCGCCTTGCTGCCGAGTCGATTAACCAAAGCGCGAAGGATGTCGCCAGCTTTGAGAAGGTTGCTGAGGGGTCGTTTAACCGTGTTTTTCTAGTGACAATGAACGATGGTACCAAGCTTATCGCCCGTGTCCCGTATCCCCTTATCGAACCGAAATACTTCGTGGTAGCCAGTGAAGTTGCGACTTTGGATTACCTTCGTCTACATGATATACCCGTACCCAAGGTGTTTGGCTACTCGGCTACGTCGGATAATGCAGCAGGGACGGAATACATCTTTATGGAATATATCCGTGGACAGATCTTGGGTAATCTGTGGTTCGACTTgtctgatgatgattgttccaaagctattaaaaatattgtCGACCTGGAAGCTCGCCTTTTCAAACTACGATTTCCTGCCAGTGGAAGCCTTTACTATACGGCGGATCTGTGCTCCAAAACTGATAGACCACCCGTGCCGATAGAAGATCCACCGAGCAACGGCCGGTTTAGTATAGGGCCCGAGACTACTCCACGAATGTGGTTCGGGAAAAGACGTGAACTACAAGTAGAACGCGGCCCGT ATGAGACTGCAGAGGCGGCCCTGACCGCGGGTgcgaagaaggagcttgctTACTTAGCTAGGTTCGGTAAAAGACTGCAACCTCGTGAGCGTGTTTATAGAGCGTTATACGGTTACAAAGAAGTGTCCCATTTGGGTCAGGTGAGGAATTTGGAAGACTATCTACGTGTTGCACCGTATCTAGTGCCGGAAAACATCAAATCTCTTTGCCAGCCTACAATCAGACACCCGGACTGGCACCCGAACAATATATTGGTGTCCGACGATCTTAAAATTACTGGTTTAATAGACTGGCAGCATGGCTCTATCTTACCACTCTTCCTAAATTGTGGGTTTCCGCAACATATATGGAATTGTGGGGACGAGGTTTCAAAATCTCTCGACACGCCTAAGTTACCAGACAATTTCGATGATCTCGATGATAGCGACCAGCTTAAAGAGCTGGAAATTCTCCGAAAACGTCGTATCCATCATTACTACGCATGGTATACTGCAATGTTGAATCCTGTTCATACTATTGCCATGGACCACGATCTAAGCTTGATGAAGGGCCTGATTTTCAACCACGCGAGCAACCCATGGGATGGGGATATGGTGTCACTAAAAGCGGACCTCGTTTATATAGCGCAGAACTGGGACAAACTGTCCAACCCATCGTCCGGCACTAAGGCGGGTGTCTGCCCATTAGAATATTCGAACGGCGAGGCGAACTCATGGTTGATGTTCAATAGCTGGCAGATCGGAGGTGACGCACAGATATTGAACTTCAGGAACCATATTGGTTGTGGGCCAGATGGGTGGGTGCCGTCGGACGGATATGACAAAGCTAAGCAACGTGAAATGAAATTCAAGGAAACTGCGTTCGAGGGACTTAAATCGGAAACTACGTCGGAAAGTGATTTGGAAAAGGTCTGGGCCAAGATGTCCGAGAATTGGATGTTCGATGATTTCGACGAAGAGCCATATCAGTAG
- a CDS encoding putative transcriptional regulator, translated as MYLRAVHAETSIKALFELIQKNPLGVLTTAIPSTTQHFIQSSHIPWVLDIISDDPDAPVKGRLRGHMARQNPHSKTFIEALNAAGLPSASPLQQEVQVLFTANPHHYVTPKFYTETKPATAKVVPTWNYAAVQVHGKATIYHDSSSPESAEYLQKQIQDLSELCETSVMGYTGEGGRPDSWKVTDAPERYIDIMKKNIIGIEITIEDIGGKFKMSQESTKGDREGVIQGFENLGTDVGRDVAALVRERGEMKDAAKK; from the coding sequence ATGTATCTCCGCGCAGTTCACGCAGAAACATCGATCAAGGCTCTCTTCGAGTTGATCCAAAAGAACCCTCTCGGTGTACTCACTACCGCTATCCCTTCGACTACTCAACATTTCATACAGTCTAGTCATATCCCATGGGTGCTAGACATTATCTCCGATGACCCCGATGCGCCAGTGAAAGGTCGTCTGCGCGGTCATATGGCCCGCCAAAACCCTCACAGCAAGACATTCATCGAAGCCCTGAATGCTGCGGGCCTACCATCTGCTTCGCCATTGCAGCAAGAAGTTCAAGTTCTCTTCACGGCCAATCCGCACCACTATGTGACTCCTAAGTTCTACACTGAGACTAAGCCAGCCACGGCAAAAGTGGTCCCCACCTGGAACTACGCTGCTGTCCAGGTTCATGGTAAGGCCACGATCTACCACGATAGCTCCTCTCCTGAGAGCGCGGAGTATCTCCAGAAGCAGATTCAAGATCTCTCTGAGCTTTGTGAAACGTCTGTCATGGGCTACACCGGAGAGGGAGGCCGGCCGGATTCTTGGAAAGTGACTGATGCGCCTGAGCGGTATATTGAtatcatgaagaagaacatcATTGGTATTGAGATCACCATTGAGGATATCGGTGGCAAGTTCAAGATGAGCCAGGAATCGACCAAGGGAGACCGGGAGGGTGTGATTCAGGGATTCGAGAATCTTGGAACAGATGTTGGCCGGGATGTGGCTGCGCTGGTTCGCGAGAGGggggagatgaaggatgctGCTAAGAAATAA